Below is a window of Cataglyphis hispanica isolate Lineage 1 chromosome 2, ULB_Chis1_1.0, whole genome shotgun sequence DNA.
attaatattaaaatatttacgtttaTTATATTGAGGAACGAAGTTAGATTGAGAGGTTTCTGCAGATATTGTAACGTATCATCCACATCTTTCGTTAGACCTTTTTGCACATTACTTGCCAGATCGCTCAATCTTTTTATGTTTGTATTGACTGAAAGCGTTTCATTTCTATTTCTTAAGCAGGAATTAAAAGCCGATGACAATTGAATGATAGTCTCACGTCCTTTGAGAAAGAGTTTAATGCATGAAGCATTATCGGTCTGAACTTTTTTTAggtattcttttaaaatattttcaatgccAAGCTGtgaatagatatttataaaaaattaataatttacattttttttaatgctattgtatcaaagagaaacatttccataaaagttaatttttcttgatgagaagaaagaaaactaaaaaaaagggCGTTATGctccaaaataaataaattaaaatgcgtATGGTAAATGTGTTTAGAGTTTTATATGTAAAGTctcaataattaacaataaacttgataatttaaaaaaaaatgcaaatttattccaTTAACTTTATTAGATTACGTGATATTATGAGTTTACGAAATTCGTAGAGAACAGCAGAACACATTCGGAGAAcagtaatattattctttagacTAATTTACGGTAATATTATGCAGTATTAATAACAGCATATCaaactttttctattattattagtatttttatttaataatttctacttTTACTATTTACTTTTACTATTATAACACAAGCAATTTGCATTTAacggatattaaaattaaacatgaatactgaatttgatgaaatataatctaatacaatatcgaataaaaaaattacaagctCTACTTCtgcgaatataatatagaaaaactgatgtattaaaaaagtacaatattttttctagcaATTGCTTGACAATTACtaattattcttttgcaaACATGAAATAATCCGGTCAGAAATAACTTAACgatgtaatttaatgtatCTGCACGTTACGTTTTGATAGTTAAATTTATGTTGAAACTTACGTTTACGTTTGATGCATCACTTTTAAGATTTGGAATGTCACTGTCTACTGGAGGATTAATTTTCAGAGGATCACTGTTTATTGGAGGATTAAATGAAGGTTGTCTTGGTATAATATACGGTAATAGATTGGGAGGTAACGGATTAAAACCTTTTACATTTGGGAAGTTGagctaaaattaaaagtaaatgtatAAGTACAAAACATGTAGCAGACATATGcacatgtaattattttcaatatatgagagaattattatcatttttaatatattcaattttattttatttttaatttttatgatgcaAACAACTATTTTAGATTTAAGAATCATGATACTTACGGAAATGGCTACGATAACGCAACTTATagtgataatttttaacattgttgTTGTGATGTATTACACCTCacgatttttcaataataatattttttcaaaactcacgcgtttatatataacatatccaCCTCCAACCTTCATAAGATATTGTCCAGATATGCAAATTAACTTGTCAAACTTCGACCATTCATATTACTATGCAGTTGCTCTAATTAgcttgaataaataatgattctaACATACAAAATGTATTACTCAGAAAGAGCTTCGTATTTTACTTTTGTGatgtattatgttattatctttttgagtcattttattttgcttgtgataattttttatctataatagatattataatatgtacatatatctatacatactataataaaatatattaaatatattataacagagAATCTCTGTTTctgtgtattatatacatataaatgtacgtaaattttaaaagaaagttt
It encodes the following:
- the LOC126858793 gene encoding uncharacterized protein LOC126858793 isoform X2 — translated: MLKIITISCVIVAISLNFPNVKGFNPLPPNLLPYIIPRQPSFNPPINSDPLKINPPVDSDIPNLKSDASNLGIENILKEYLKKVQTDNASCIKLFLKGRETIIQLSSAFNSCLRNRNETLSVNTNIKRLSDLASNVQKGLTKDVDDTLQYLQKPLNLTSFLNIINRGLADVDGLLGIAISEILTVYPFNLIPLLPDVIRCYENLSHQFNLEYFCGLLADTGHCIQSIMQIFT
- the LOC126858793 gene encoding uncharacterized protein LOC126858793 isoform X1, with protein sequence MLKIITISCVIVAISLNFPNVKGFNPLPPNLLPYIIPRQPSFNPPINSDPLKINPPVDSDIPNLKSDASNVNLGIENILKEYLKKVQTDNASCIKLFLKGRETIIQLSSAFNSCLRNRNETLSVNTNIKRLSDLASNVQKGLTKDVDDTLQYLQKPLNLTSFLNIINRGLADVDGLLGIAISEILTVYPFNLIPLLPDVIRCYENLSHQFNLEYFCGLLADTGHCIQSIMQIFT